A stretch of DNA from Takifugu flavidus isolate HTHZ2018 chromosome 22, ASM371156v2, whole genome shotgun sequence:
GAAACTTTAAATGGAGCgttgaaataaaatagaaatataacatttcaaaaataaataaagtgcagagcagcagctcagaaacCAAAACTGACCAAAAATTAGAAGGTCGTCCACCTGCCAGGTGAGACTCATGGCCAGGAAGTGTCTGTTTTGGGACCACAGGTGCGTCCCGGCTCAGCTCACGTCTCTTTGGTTCAGGAAGGTGACCTGTGTTCTGGACTAATCAGGGATCAGGTCACAGTGAGTCCAGAAACCTGATCCTGCACCTGGAGCAGGAcagcgagggggaggggcttatgaTGACGTAACTTCCCAAAGAGAATGTTTCGTGGTCATGTGGTCATGTGGAGACACTCGGAGCTGATCAGGTCTCATGAAGACCGATCAGAGTCTGGCTCAGATTCAGACTTCAGCTGAGATGATTGAAGGAGTCTCTGTGTGTTCGTGCGCgggtgcgtgcgcgcgcgcgcgcgtgccaCACCGGTCAGGTGTTCACTCAACCCGAGAACTTGTTCTTTTCTACGCATCAAACAACTGCTTCTCGATCAGAAGTCCGTGGGCACGTCACAAAGCAAAGCACCCTTACCCGAGGGTCGTCATGGTGACAATGGTGTACCAAAAGGCCGCTGGGATGCTTGTGAACTTGGTGGCGCTGCAGCTCTTCTCGGCGTAGAACATGACGGTGGCGAAGATGATGATGGCCATGgtgagggagaagagcaggaagccGAGCTCTGACGCGCAGCTCTTCAGCGTGGAGCCCAGGATGCGCAGCCCCGCAGAGTGCCGGGAGAACTTGAAGATCCGGAAGACCCGGAACACTCGCAGCGTGACGAAGACGCCGCTCACGTCCTCGTTGTCGGTCATGACGAGGCCGATGTAGTACGGCATGATGGCCACGACGTCGATGACGCTCATCACGCTCTTCACGAATTTGTAGCGACTCGGCGCGGCCCACAGACGCAGCAGGTACTCCACCGTAAAGATCACGACGCACGCGGTGTCCAGGCAGAAGAAGGCCAGCGCGTGACGGTCGCCACAGGAAACCTCCGGGCGGTTCGGCGCAGCGCCGCACGGAACCGTCTCCGCCACGTTGGCGAGAACTGACACAGCGATGAAGAACCCGGTGACGTAGTAAAAGACCAGGGCCACAGTGGAGGTGTGAGGGTTCTCGAAGGCCCTCCACATGCACTGTCGGAAGCTCGTGTCAGTAGAGATCAAGTCATTCGTCGGGTCGGACTCCTCGTCGTCGTGGATCCGCTCCAGGTTCTCACGTCGCCGGTCCTTGTACTCCTCGCAGCAACAGTCGCTGATGAGATCCGCGACGATGCCAAAGAACGCGAGCTCCTCCTCGAAGGCGGAGAAGCACTCCTGCCGCGCGCAGTGCATCTTCCCGCTGCGGTAGAAGTTGAGGATGTGGCGGAAGATGTCCGGATCCCGGTCGAAGAAGTACTCGTGGCTGGCCTCGTGGTAGAAGAAGTCCCGCTCGGTgctgcccagcagggtgtccggGTACCGCTCCAGCGTGTCCCGCCACGTCTGGAACCTTCTGCCGCTCACGTTGAGTGTGATGAGCGCGTCGCACCTTCGGGGCTGCTGTTGCGGCGGTTCCGGCATCGGCGCGCGAGCCAAGGGCATCCAGCCGAGGGTAGCCGCGCGTGCAAACGGCAGCCACGCGGCCACTGCTGAGGCCATCCTGGACCCGGGGCCGATGGATCGTTAACAGAAAGAAGAGCCGGGCAGAAAAAAGACGGAACCAGCGGGAGAGTAGCGCTGAAAAGAAAACTTTTACGCGCAGAAGTGATGCGTAAAAGAGTCAGAAATGGCACAAAAGATCCGGGCGCGACTTAATGACGGGCTTTCACGGATGGATCAAACACCGAGTGGTCACGAGAAGCTGCTCGGAGTCCAGTATCGATCACCTGTTCAAATCCCCGATGCGGGTCGCTCCGGTCCAGCAGGTGTGCTGCTCTGGGTTTGAGGACGCGGCGCGTCTGTGGCCACTCAGGTGGAGAGAAAGGAAGCGCTCCCGCGCTCCGCCTGTTTACCCTCCCCGTGATAATAATCAGCAGACTTTTATCTCctgataaagaaaaacaattacaggatcTTTTTCCTGATTTGGGATTTCTTAGGAAGCTGAATTCATATTGAAATctttcaggattttttaacttctCCTCTTTCCGAGCAAACAGAACCAGTTGATGTCTAAATTTAAACATTCAGGAATAAACATGGGTTTATCTGAAATAATGATAACAGAACCACCAAGTTTCTTTTTGAATCAAACATTAAAACGATGAAATATTCTTCAAATTTCCCACCTTGGCACCTCATGCACCTGGAGTTACGGGAAGTCTTCCTCTCCAGAAAACCCATCGATGATCCCACCTGAGAACATCTCAGGATCTTCCTTCTCcaggaggtcaaagttcacagaGCTCGGCAGAGTGAAACAGGTGATTCACAACACAGCTGCTGATCAATACAACCCCGTGTTTCCATCTCAATACTGCACCTGTGTATTAGTGTGTACTTCCTGTTGTCCCGCTGAGTCACCTGAGGCTAAATGCAGCTGTCTGACTTCCTGCAGTGCTACACCTGTACTTCTGTTTCCCCACACATGTGTTTCACCTGcctgttccacctgtgtgttCCACCAGTGTCTCCTGGGTGTGTAGCACCTGTGCTGTGTCGGTCCATGTGAACGCTGCGGTTCTTCCTGATCAATaattcagagcagcagctgcgaCGACCTCGTTGctctaataaagttgtttttgtcaCACGCTGCAGGACAGAAGCtcctgtcttcttctgtggtgttcaTGATTTATTCAGAGCCATAAACAAGAACAAGTCCTGCTGCCTCAGAACCTGGACCACCATCTGCTTCAGAGATGAGCCCCAAACATCTCTGGAACacgtctctgctgctctggaggGGAAACGCTCACCCCCACAGAACCGCGCTCTCCACCAAGCCGAAGGTCAACTTTGGTTTCTTTTCaggatgctaagctaacctaTTTAGAGTAGAGTTGAATGGAGCAGGATCAGGATCACCTCCAGCAATGGTTCCAGAACCCAAGCCATTTCCAGGAACAAATACAGGAACAGTTGAGGTTGAGGTTGTCACAGAACCGTATCTGTGCCAGAACACCACCTCAGGCCCACTCCGTTGTTCAGACATTCTTCATGTGTGTCCACATTTCCTGCTTCACTGAACTTTAAGAAGTGACAGACAGGCTTTCTGGAGATCCATACATCGCTATGAATGTGGCGCCTGCGGCTCCTGCGGCTCCTGCGGCTCCTGCGGCTCCTGCGGCTCCTGCGGCTCCTGCGGCTCCTGCGGCTGCTGCGGCTCCTGCGGCTCCTgcggctcctgcagctcctgcagctggagacGGCTCTGACTgctgttcctccacctcctcttccagctTCTTCCATGATGAAGAAGTTGCATTATGGGTAAAAAACGGTCctgtagcggtcacttgtattTCATAATCCTCTACAGCTGTTCCTGTCCTCAAATgtcataattcaccataattgttcatatctgttccattgccatagtcctgttgagcattttgctatgtatgagttcctcactcgctcgcactatttgccgacaactaggtcgggtaatttggcacggcccctttaatggaccgtgggagttgaggggcgggggggggggggtgtttttcccgctctgatttgattttttctacTACTTGTTGTTGTGGCtttaataaaaggcacacacgattgtgtgtcaatggtaatctaagttgtattgcctttactttgcaaacgcaacagTCCAGTCATTTTTGAGGGGATTAAGGAACTTTGGAGAGGAGCCACAGTGAAGCCTGGCCGGAGACCCGAGGTGTCCGAGATGGCCTTTTAAAGGTTCTGGTGCTGAGGACTAGTGAAGACTTGAGAGCTGAGCCAGAACTTCCCGGTGATGGTTCCCATAATCCCCCAGTCAGATCAGACTGTGGTTCCAACAGAGACACGTCCACCCAGGCCAACTGAACCGGTTCCCTGAAGACTCACCTGTGTCTGACGCGGTGCTACAGTCTCATTCAAGCTTCATGAAGCCGCAGCTTTCTGTAATAACTGCTCAGGAACACCGATTAGAAATTGGTTTTCTTATTTGTCACTCTGGCCAAGAAAAACCTGATGGGAAAATCATCGGCGCCAGAGGCCCGAGAGCGCCCCCCCAGGTGG
This window harbors:
- the kcnd2 gene encoding potassium voltage-gated channel subfamily D member 2 isoform X1; protein product: MASAVAAWLPFARAATLGWMPLARAPMPEPPQQQPRRCDALITLNVSGRRFQTWRDTLERYPDTLLGSTERDFFYHEASHEYFFDRDPDIFRHILNFYRSGKMHCARQECFSAFEEELAFFGIVADLISDCCCEEYKDRRRENLERIHDDEESDPTNDLISTDTSFRQCMWRAFENPHTSTVALVFYYVTGFFIAVSVLANVAETVPCGAAPNRPEVSCGDRHALAFFCLDTACVVIFTVEYLLRLWAAPSRYKFVKSVMSVIDVVAIMPYYIGLVMTDNEDVSGVFVTLRVFRVFRIFKFSRHSAGLRILGSTLKSCASELGFLLFSLTMAIIIFATVMFYAEKSCSATKFTSIPAAFWYTIVTMTTLGYGDMVPKTIMGKVLGSICSLSGVLVIALPVPVIVSNFSRIFQQSQRAEKRRAQKKTRLARIHMVKSGCANAYLEFKQKQLVDLSDEAVKEHVLVSGTEPHVELHHHHLLRCLETTTNHQFVDEMTYEVAARTGASRKRKTFNIPNAQMRFGLQGSIPDRKLAQIREGSPNNRYTNPDCSLSPSSPNVTFEEALCLSLDQPDSPTQTTARTSAQDMD
- the kcnd2 gene encoding potassium voltage-gated channel subfamily D member 2 isoform X2, which codes for MASAVAAWLPFARAATLGWMPLARAPMPEPPQQQPRRCDALITLNVSGRRFQTWRDTLERYPDTLLGSTERDFFYHEASHEYFFDRDPDIFRHILNFYRSGKMHCARQECFSAFEEELAFFGIVADLISDCCCEEYKDRRRENLERIHDDEESDPTNDLISTDTSFRQCMWRAFENPHTSTVALVFYYVTGFFIAVSVLANVAETVPCGAAPNRPEVSCGDRHALAFFCLDTACVVIFTVEYLLRLWAAPSRYKFVKSVMSVIDVVAIMPYYIGLVMTDNEDVSGVFVTLRVFRVFRIFKFSRHSAGLRILGSTLKSCASELGFLLFSLTMAIIIFATVMFYAEKSCSATKFTSIPAAFWYTIVTMTTLGYGDMVPKTIMGKVLGSICSLSGVLVIALPVPVIVSNFSRIFQQSQRAEKRRAQKKTRLARIHMVKSGCANAYLEFKQKQLVDLSDEAVKEHVLVSGTEPHVELHHHHLLRCLETTTNHQFVDEMTYEVAARTGASRKRKTFNIPNAQMRFGLQGSIPDRKLAQIREGSPNNSPSSPNVTFEEALCLSLDQPDSPTQTTARTSAQDMD
- the kcnd2 gene encoding potassium voltage-gated channel subfamily D member 2 isoform X3, with translation MASAVAAWLPFARAATLGWMPLARAPMPEPPQQQPRRCDALITLNVSGRRFQTWRDTLERYPDTLLGSTERDFFYHEASHEYFFDRDPDIFRHILNFYRSGKMHCARQECFSAFEEELAFFGIVADLISDCCCEEYKDRRRENLERIHDDEESDPTNDLISTDTSFRQCMWRAFENPHTSTVALVFYYVTGFFIAVSVLANVAETVPCGAAPNRPEVSCGDRHALAFFCLDTACVVIFTVEYLLRLWAAPSRYKFVKSVMSVIDVVAIMPYYIGLVMTDNEDVSGVFVTLRVFRVFRIFKFSRHSAGLRILGSTLKSCASELGFLLFSLTMAIIIFATVMFYAEKSCSATKFTSIPAAFWYTIVTMTTLGYGDMVPKTIMGKVLGSICSLSGVLVIALPVPVIVSNFSRIFQQSQRAEKRRAQKKTRLARIHMVKSGCANAYLEFKQKQLVDLSDEAVKEHVLVSGTEPHVELHHHHLLRCLETTTNHQFVDEMTYEVAARTGARKRKTFNIPNAQMRFGLQGSIPDRKLAQIREGSPNNSPSSPNVTFEEALCLSLDQPDSPTQTTARTSAQDMD